One Microcoleus sp. AS-A8 DNA window includes the following coding sequences:
- a CDS encoding carbon dioxide-concentrating mechanism protein CcmK, producing the protein MPIAVGMIETKGFPAVVEAADAMVKAARVTLVGYEKIGSARVTVIVRGDVSEVQASVSAGVEAANRVNGGEVLSTHIIARPHENLEYVLPIRYSEAVEQFRTF; encoded by the coding sequence ATGCCAATTGCTGTAGGAATGATTGAAACTAAAGGCTTTCCGGCTGTTGTCGAAGCGGCAGATGCGATGGTAAAAGCCGCTCGTGTCACCCTTGTGGGTTATGAAAAAATCGGTAGCGCTCGCGTCACCGTGATTGTGCGAGGAGATGTCTCTGAGGTGCAAGCTTCAGTGTCGGCTGGGGTTGAAGCCGCTAACCGAGTCAATGGGGGTGAGGTTTTATCAACCCACATCATTGCTCGTCCCCATGAGAACTTAGAGTACGTCCTGCCGATTCGTTATAGCGAAGCGGTCGAGCAGTTCCGTACTTTTTAG